In a genomic window of Shouchella clausii:
- the tig gene encoding trigger factor — MSAKWEKTEDNTGVLTIEVEADKVNDALDKAFKKVVQKVNVPGFRKGKVPRGLFEKQFGVESLYQDAIDILLPEAYANAVDETGIYPVDRPEIDVESIGKNEPLIVKATVTVKPEVKLGDYKGLEVEVPSTDVTDEDVEAELKKLQEQHAELIVIEDGEITNGDTAVIDFAGYVDGEAFEGGTAENYSLEIGSNSFIPGFEEQLVGLKAGEEKDVEVTFPEEYHAEELAGKPATFKVKVHDIKRKELPELDDEFAKDVNEKVETLDELKNELRSTLEEQKKTASENAVRDSLLEKAAEQADINVPEAMIETETDRMLQEFGQRLQAQGMNLDMYFQFSGQTEEDMRNQFKEDAEKRVRVNLTLEAIAEAENVEVSEEEIEEEFQKMADMYQRSVEEIKALLAAQGGTDNVKGDLKLRKAIDVLVDNSKEVTTES, encoded by the coding sequence ATGTCTGCAAAATGGGAAAAAACAGAAGATAACACAGGCGTCTTAACAATTGAAGTCGAAGCAGATAAAGTCAATGATGCTTTAGATAAAGCGTTTAAAAAAGTGGTACAGAAAGTGAATGTCCCTGGTTTTCGTAAAGGAAAAGTGCCTCGTGGCCTATTTGAAAAACAGTTTGGCGTTGAATCGCTTTACCAAGACGCGATTGACATTCTGTTGCCAGAAGCTTACGCAAACGCTGTCGATGAAACAGGCATCTATCCTGTAGATCGGCCTGAAATCGATGTAGAAAGCATTGGCAAAAACGAACCGCTTATCGTTAAAGCTACCGTTACAGTAAAGCCTGAAGTCAAGCTTGGTGATTACAAAGGCCTTGAAGTGGAAGTGCCGAGCACAGACGTAACCGATGAGGATGTAGAAGCTGAGCTTAAAAAGCTACAAGAACAACATGCAGAACTCATTGTTATTGAAGATGGTGAAATCACAAATGGCGATACAGCTGTCATTGATTTTGCTGGCTATGTAGATGGAGAAGCATTTGAAGGCGGCACGGCTGAGAATTATTCATTGGAAATCGGCTCAAATTCCTTTATCCCTGGATTTGAAGAACAGCTTGTCGGCTTGAAAGCAGGGGAAGAAAAAGATGTCGAAGTCACATTCCCAGAAGAATACCACGCAGAAGAACTTGCAGGAAAGCCTGCGACATTCAAAGTGAAAGTGCATGACATTAAGCGCAAAGAGTTGCCTGAACTTGATGATGAGTTTGCAAAAGATGTGAATGAGAAAGTAGAAACATTGGACGAACTAAAGAACGAATTGCGTTCTACATTGGAAGAGCAAAAGAAAACGGCTTCTGAAAATGCCGTCCGTGATTCACTGCTTGAAAAAGCTGCTGAACAAGCAGACATCAATGTGCCAGAAGCGATGATCGAAACGGAAACAGACCGTATGTTGCAAGAATTTGGTCAGCGTCTACAAGCGCAAGGAATGAACTTGGATATGTACTTCCAGTTCTCTGGGCAAACGGAAGAAGACATGCGCAATCAATTTAAAGAGGATGCTGAAAAGCGCGTTCGTGTAAACTTGACACTCGAAGCAATTGCAGAAGCGGAAAATGTCGAAGTAAGCGAAGAAGAGATTGAAGAAGAATTCCAAAAAATGGCTGATATGTACCAGCGTTCAGTGGAGGAAATCAAAGCATTGCTCGCTGCCCAAGGCGGCACAGACAATGTAAAAGGCGATCTGAAACTGCGCAAAGCGATTGACGTGCTTGTCGATAACAGCAAAGAAGTAACAACAGAATCATAA
- the ilvC gene encoding ketol-acid reductoisomerase, whose amino-acid sequence MAKVYYNGDVNEQVLEGKTVAIVGYGSQGHAHAQNLRESGVDVIIGLRPGKSWDKATEDGFSVYSVREASAKADIIMILSPDEHQPAIYKESIEPELTAGKALVFAHGFNIHFNQIVPPEHVDVFLAAPKGPGHLVRRTYTEGAGVPALIAVYQDATGQAKDIALAYAKQIGAARAGVLETTFKEETETDLFGEQAVLCGGTSALVKAGFETLVEAGYQPEIAYFECLHELKLIVDLMYEGGLEYMRYSISDTAQWGDFQAGPRIVTDETKAAMKEILSDIQKGKFAKGWILENKLNRPEYNAINEAEKNHPLEVVGRELREMMPFVKASKSKGVVANAKN is encoded by the coding sequence ATGGCAAAAGTATATTATAACGGAGATGTAAATGAACAAGTACTAGAAGGGAAAACGGTTGCCATCGTTGGTTATGGCTCCCAAGGCCATGCACACGCACAAAATTTGCGCGAATCAGGAGTGGACGTCATTATCGGATTGCGTCCAGGAAAATCATGGGATAAAGCAACGGAAGATGGGTTTTCTGTCTACTCTGTCCGCGAGGCTTCAGCAAAAGCAGACATCATCATGATTCTTTCTCCAGACGAACATCAGCCGGCGATCTACAAAGAATCGATTGAACCAGAATTGACGGCTGGCAAAGCGCTTGTATTCGCACACGGCTTTAATATCCACTTTAACCAAATCGTACCGCCTGAACATGTTGACGTCTTTCTAGCGGCGCCAAAAGGGCCTGGCCACCTTGTCCGCCGTACGTATACAGAAGGCGCTGGCGTTCCAGCACTAATTGCTGTCTACCAAGACGCGACAGGGCAAGCGAAGGACATTGCACTTGCTTATGCAAAACAAATTGGCGCTGCCCGTGCAGGGGTGCTTGAAACAACGTTTAAAGAAGAAACCGAAACAGACTTGTTTGGGGAGCAAGCGGTACTATGTGGCGGAACTTCCGCATTGGTCAAAGCAGGGTTTGAGACGCTTGTTGAAGCAGGTTATCAGCCGGAAATCGCTTACTTTGAATGTTTGCATGAATTAAAGCTGATCGTTGACCTTATGTATGAAGGCGGCCTTGAGTACATGCGTTATTCGATTTCTGATACAGCGCAGTGGGGCGATTTCCAAGCTGGACCGCGCATCGTGACAGACGAAACAAAAGCAGCAATGAAAGAGATTTTAAGCGACATCCAAAAAGGCAAGTTTGCGAAAGGCTGGATTTTGGAAAACAAACTGAACCGTCCTGAGTATAACGCCATTAACGAAGCGGAGAAAAATCACCCTCTTGAAGTAGTTGGCCGCGAATTACGGGAAATGATGCCATTTGTGAAAGCATCCAAATCCAAGGGAGTGGTCGCGAATGCGAAAAATTAA
- the leuC gene encoding 3-isopropylmalate dehydratase large subunit: MAKTIIEKIWESHTVVEEEGKPNLLYVDLHMVHEVTSPQAFEGLRLAGRTVRRPDKTFATMDHNVPTVNRYDIRDQIARTQMETLAANCKQFGIEMVDLDHPENGIVHVIGPELGLTQPGHVIVCGDSHTSTHGAFGAIAFGIGTSEVEHVLATQTIWQSKPKTLEVHISGRLNEGISAKDVILAIIAKFGVDIGTGSIIEFTGEAIRGMTMEERMTICNMSIEAGAKAGLISPDQVTFDYLQGRANVPKGKEYDEIVEKWARLATDPGATYDRSVTIDAAEIEPMVTWGTNPGQGAGISKAVPRLEDAKSEVERRAISQALDYMDIKPGMPLSEIEIQHVFIGSCTNSRLSDLRAAAAVINGRKVAPGVRALIVPGSQRVKKRAEEEGLDQVFKEAGFEWRDSGCSMCLSMNPDVVPEGERCASTSNRNFEGRQGKGARTHLVSPAMAAAAAIAGRFVDVRKMVKAGEC, translated from the coding sequence ATGGCGAAAACAATTATCGAAAAAATATGGGAATCACATACCGTTGTGGAAGAAGAAGGTAAACCTAATTTGCTTTATGTTGATTTGCATATGGTGCATGAAGTCACATCCCCACAAGCATTTGAAGGGTTGCGACTTGCAGGAAGAACAGTGAGGCGGCCAGATAAAACATTTGCTACGATGGACCATAATGTCCCGACGGTGAATCGTTACGACATTCGCGATCAAATCGCGCGCACGCAAATGGAGACACTTGCTGCTAACTGCAAGCAATTTGGAATTGAGATGGTTGATTTAGACCACCCGGAAAACGGAATTGTCCATGTTATTGGACCAGAACTGGGCTTGACTCAGCCAGGGCATGTGATCGTCTGTGGCGACAGCCATACATCGACCCATGGCGCATTTGGCGCTATTGCGTTTGGAATTGGCACAAGCGAGGTCGAGCATGTGTTGGCCACACAAACAATTTGGCAATCAAAGCCGAAAACGCTCGAGGTCCATATTTCTGGGCGTCTGAATGAAGGCATATCTGCCAAAGATGTGATTTTGGCCATCATTGCAAAGTTTGGCGTCGATATTGGCACAGGCAGCATCATTGAATTTACTGGAGAAGCTATTCGCGGTATGACAATGGAAGAACGGATGACGATTTGCAATATGTCGATTGAGGCAGGTGCGAAAGCAGGTTTGATTTCCCCTGACCAAGTAACGTTCGATTATTTGCAAGGCAGAGCAAACGTTCCGAAAGGCAAGGAGTACGACGAGATTGTCGAGAAATGGGCCCGATTGGCAACCGATCCAGGAGCAACCTATGATCGCTCAGTGACGATTGATGCAGCGGAAATTGAACCGATGGTGACATGGGGAACCAATCCTGGCCAAGGGGCAGGGATTTCAAAAGCTGTACCACGGCTTGAGGATGCGAAATCGGAAGTAGAACGGCGCGCAATTAGCCAAGCGCTTGATTACATGGACATCAAACCAGGCATGCCTTTGAGCGAGATTGAAATCCAACATGTGTTTATTGGGTCATGTACCAATTCGCGCTTGAGCGATTTAAGGGCAGCGGCAGCCGTTATTAACGGGCGGAAAGTAGCGCCTGGAGTCCGTGCCCTTATTGTCCCTGGCTCCCAGCGTGTCAAAAAGCGTGCTGAGGAAGAAGGGTTGGATCAAGTCTTTAAAGAAGCGGGATTTGAATGGCGTGATTCAGGTTGTAGCATGTGTTTGAGCATGAACCCAGACGTTGTTCCTGAAGGGGAACGTTGTGCCTCGACTTCCAACCGAAACTTTGAAGGCAGGCAAGGAAAGGGAGCGCGCACCCATTTGGTTAGCCCGGCAATGGCAGCAGCAGCAGCGATCGCTGGTCGGTTTGTAGACGTCCGCAAAATGGTAAAAGCAGGTGAGTGTTAA
- the ilvN gene encoding acetolactate synthase small subunit: MKRTITVLVNNKSGVLNRMTGLFARRQYNIDSITVGVTENPTISRMTFVVIVDSMENVEQMIKQLHKQVDVLKIKDITDEAIVERELALVRIGATPQQRGEIASLAETFRAQAVDIGKESMTLQITGNNEKIEAFIELVKPYGIQELARTGVTAVNRSSKISTDTSRLTLIN, translated from the coding sequence ATGAAACGGACGATCACCGTTCTAGTTAACAACAAATCAGGCGTGCTAAACCGCATGACAGGCTTGTTTGCAAGAAGGCAGTACAACATTGACAGCATCACAGTCGGTGTAACAGAAAATCCAACGATTTCGCGAATGACATTTGTGGTTATTGTCGACTCAATGGAAAACGTCGAGCAAATGATAAAGCAACTTCATAAACAAGTCGACGTGTTAAAGATTAAAGACATTACCGATGAAGCGATTGTCGAGCGTGAACTTGCCCTTGTCCGCATAGGAGCCACGCCCCAACAACGGGGCGAAATTGCCTCTCTTGCTGAAACATTCCGGGCGCAAGCAGTCGATATCGGCAAAGAGTCGATGACATTGCAAATTACTGGGAATAACGAAAAAATTGAAGCCTTTATTGAATTAGTCAAACCATATGGCATCCAAGAACTGGCCCGTACTGGGGTGACAGCTGTCAATCGCAGCTCTAAAATTAGCACCGATACATCAAGACTAACGCTGATTAATTAG
- a CDS encoding 2-isopropylmalate synthase has protein sequence MRKINVFDTSLRDGEQMPGIALTVKEKLEIARQLERLGVDIIEAGFPASSPGDFQAVKEIAETVKGSSITGLARAKKSDIDSAWEALKSSAEPRVHVFLATSPIHMEHKLKLTPDQVVERAVESVRYAAKKFPHVQFSAEDANRSEWPFLKRIIEAAIDAGASVINLPDTVGYRTPEEISKLFEFVTENVKNIDRAILSTHNHDDLGMGVANSLAAISAGAGQVECTINGIGERAGNAALEEIAVALQIRSDYYQAKTGLKLSELKRTSALVSRLTSMNVPGNKAVVGANAFAHESGIHQDGMLKNKETYEIITPELVGATSSLPLGKHSGRHAFKTKLNELGFSGSDEKLQTIFVAFKQLCDKKKEVTEDDLYALIADATDDQDSTAYELTALQVTYGMNHVPTATIRLKKQDDSEIEEAGTGSGSVEAIYNTLAKMTGGNYSLADYRIQSVNGGEDALAEVHVRIKADDFEQSGRGVAHDVLEASAKAYLHAVNRVIARKHYAKREMAKVES, from the coding sequence ATGCGAAAAATTAACGTGTTTGATACGTCGCTGCGCGATGGAGAACAAATGCCTGGTATCGCTTTGACTGTGAAAGAGAAGTTAGAAATTGCCCGGCAATTGGAACGTCTAGGTGTGGACATTATTGAGGCTGGTTTTCCAGCCTCCTCACCTGGCGATTTTCAAGCAGTCAAGGAAATTGCTGAAACGGTAAAAGGTTCATCCATTACCGGTCTTGCTCGGGCCAAGAAAAGCGATATTGACTCGGCTTGGGAGGCGTTAAAATCAAGCGCTGAGCCAAGAGTGCACGTCTTTCTGGCGACATCGCCGATTCATATGGAGCATAAACTTAAACTGACTCCAGATCAAGTAGTGGAGCGGGCGGTAGAAAGCGTTCGTTACGCAGCGAAAAAATTTCCCCACGTCCAGTTTTCGGCAGAGGATGCAAACCGTTCAGAATGGCCGTTCTTAAAACGAATTATTGAAGCGGCGATTGATGCAGGCGCTTCTGTCATTAATCTTCCTGATACAGTTGGGTATAGAACCCCAGAAGAAATATCGAAATTGTTTGAATTTGTAACCGAAAATGTCAAAAACATCGACCGTGCCATTTTATCAACTCATAACCATGACGACCTTGGCATGGGTGTAGCCAATTCACTTGCCGCTATTTCTGCGGGGGCGGGCCAAGTAGAGTGTACAATCAATGGCATTGGCGAACGTGCTGGAAACGCGGCGCTAGAAGAAATCGCCGTTGCTTTGCAAATTCGTTCTGATTATTACCAGGCGAAAACAGGGCTAAAACTATCAGAACTAAAGCGTACAAGCGCCCTTGTCAGCAGGCTAACGTCGATGAATGTTCCTGGAAATAAAGCGGTTGTAGGAGCGAACGCGTTTGCTCATGAGTCAGGCATCCACCAAGACGGAATGCTCAAAAACAAAGAAACCTATGAAATCATTACGCCTGAACTTGTCGGCGCCACTTCTTCATTGCCTTTAGGGAAACATTCTGGCCGTCATGCATTTAAAACAAAGTTGAATGAATTAGGTTTTTCTGGCTCTGACGAAAAGCTACAAACGATTTTCGTCGCGTTTAAACAACTTTGCGATAAGAAAAAAGAAGTGACCGAAGATGATTTGTATGCATTGATTGCTGATGCAACCGATGATCAAGATAGCACAGCTTATGAACTAACGGCGCTGCAAGTCACGTATGGAATGAACCACGTACCAACGGCCACGATTCGCCTTAAGAAACAGGATGACAGCGAAATTGAAGAAGCAGGGACTGGTTCTGGAAGCGTCGAAGCAATCTACAATACATTGGCAAAAATGACTGGTGGCAATTACAGCCTAGCTGATTACCGAATCCAGTCGGTAAATGGCGGAGAAGATGCGTTAGCGGAAGTTCATGTACGCATCAAAGCAGACGATTTTGAACAAAGCGGACGGGGCGTGGCACATGATGTGTTAGAGGCATCGGCAAAAGCGTATTTGCACGCTGTTAACCGCGTGATAGCCCGGAAGCATTATGCAAAACGGGAAATGGCGAAGGTGGAAAGCTAA
- the ilvB gene encoding biosynthetic-type acetolactate synthase large subunit: MIHSNEAATPQAAENKQAVCTGSEILLKALASEGVEVIFGYPGGAILPTYDEIYKLGMNHILARHEQGAIHAAEGYARITQKPGVCIVTSGPGATNVVTGIADAMMDSLPMVVITGQVATKVIGTDAFQEADMLGITMPITKHNFQIRSIDELAQTVKEAFHIAVSGRPGPVLIDLPKDISEKLGIFDYEEPVHLPGYQPTVKPNKQQIRKLLDKFKEAKRPVLLVGAGVLHAQASEELTAFARKFQIPVAQTLLGLGAFPGEEELHLGMAGMHGTYAANMALHKSDFLINIGSRFDDRLTGALEHFAPEACIAHIDIDPAEIGKNVHVEIPVVGDAKEALAMLLKGSGAIAEHDEWRKQVSDWKRDYPLWFHRDGEVIKPQELIQKLYEHTKGEAIVTTDVGQHQMWTAQHFKFNKPNRWITSGGLGTMGFGFPAAIGAQIAEPELPVLAITGDAGFQMTLQEMSILQELDLPVKIVIVNNASLGMVRQWQQRFHGERYSHSLFPIQPNFAKLAEAYNIKAVKVDKLSMLDEAIAETLAHSGPVLLEVCVAKEENVYPMVCPGTGHHCMEGVEPS; the protein is encoded by the coding sequence ATGATCCATTCCAATGAAGCGGCAACGCCACAAGCCGCTGAAAACAAACAGGCTGTTTGCACAGGTTCTGAGATTTTATTAAAAGCACTTGCCAGCGAAGGAGTCGAAGTCATTTTTGGCTATCCAGGCGGAGCGATTTTACCAACATACGATGAGATTTATAAATTAGGAATGAACCATATTCTAGCTCGCCATGAGCAAGGCGCGATTCATGCAGCTGAAGGGTATGCGCGCATTACCCAAAAGCCAGGTGTCTGCATCGTCACTTCGGGGCCAGGAGCGACAAATGTCGTTACAGGCATTGCGGATGCGATGATGGATTCGCTGCCGATGGTCGTCATCACCGGCCAAGTGGCTACAAAGGTGATTGGTACCGATGCTTTTCAGGAAGCCGATATGCTTGGCATTACAATGCCGATCACGAAGCATAATTTTCAAATCCGTTCCATTGATGAGCTGGCGCAAACAGTTAAAGAAGCGTTTCACATCGCTGTTAGCGGGCGGCCGGGACCAGTGTTGATTGATTTGCCGAAAGATATTTCGGAAAAACTGGGAATCTTTGATTATGAGGAACCTGTCCACTTGCCTGGCTACCAACCAACCGTTAAACCGAATAAGCAGCAAATTCGCAAGCTTCTGGATAAGTTTAAAGAAGCGAAGCGGCCAGTACTGCTTGTCGGCGCCGGTGTCCTTCACGCACAAGCAAGTGAGGAATTAACCGCATTTGCCCGTAAATTTCAAATTCCTGTTGCCCAAACACTGCTTGGACTAGGCGCTTTTCCTGGCGAAGAGGAATTGCATCTCGGGATGGCTGGCATGCATGGAACATATGCTGCAAACATGGCGCTCCACAAATCAGACTTTTTGATCAACATTGGCTCTCGTTTTGATGATAGATTAACTGGTGCCCTTGAACATTTTGCTCCGGAGGCATGCATTGCCCATATCGACATTGATCCAGCTGAAATTGGCAAAAATGTTCATGTCGAAATTCCGGTAGTAGGGGATGCAAAAGAAGCGTTAGCGATGTTACTGAAAGGAAGCGGGGCTATCGCCGAGCACGACGAGTGGCGCAAGCAAGTTAGCGACTGGAAACGAGATTATCCACTATGGTTTCATCGCGACGGGGAGGTTATTAAGCCACAGGAGCTGATCCAAAAACTGTATGAACATACAAAGGGTGAAGCCATTGTTACGACGGACGTCGGCCAGCATCAAATGTGGACGGCGCAACATTTTAAGTTTAACAAACCAAATCGCTGGATTACATCAGGTGGCCTTGGCACAATGGGATTCGGGTTTCCAGCGGCAATTGGGGCGCAAATTGCTGAACCTGAATTGCCGGTATTGGCGATTACTGGTGACGCAGGCTTTCAGATGACACTTCAAGAAATGTCGATTTTGCAAGAACTAGATTTGCCAGTCAAAATTGTGATTGTCAACAATGCTTCCCTTGGAATGGTACGGCAATGGCAACAACGTTTTCATGGCGAGCGCTATTCCCATTCGCTTTTCCCAATCCAGCCTAACTTTGCTAAGCTCGCTGAAGCTTATAACATTAAAGCGGTAAAGGTCGACAAACTGTCAATGCTGGACGAAGCGATCGCTGAAACATTGGCCCATTCCGGTCCGGTATTGTTGGAAGTGTGTGTCGCCAAAGAAGAAAACGTCTACCCGATGGTTTGCCCAGGCACAGGTCACCACTGTATGGAAGGAGTAGAGCCATCATGA
- the leuD gene encoding 3-isopropylmalate dehydratase small subunit produces the protein MEPIQVHKGKAVVLDRVNIDTDQIIPKQFLKRVERTGFGQYLFYDWRFQADGADNPAFELNQPEAKGASILITGHNFGCGSSREHAPWALYDYGFRVIIAPSFADIFYNNCVKNGLLPIRLSPEETELWMERAKESQQEITVDLGEQLIKQNGLETKFEMDSYWKQMLYNGWDEISLTLQYEEAIAKYEHRQSAVNK, from the coding sequence ATGGAACCGATTCAAGTTCATAAAGGCAAAGCAGTTGTTTTAGACCGCGTCAATATTGATACAGACCAAATTATCCCGAAACAATTTTTAAAGCGAGTAGAGCGCACGGGCTTCGGCCAATATTTGTTTTACGATTGGCGTTTTCAAGCAGATGGTGCAGATAACCCAGCATTTGAGCTTAATCAGCCAGAAGCAAAAGGGGCAAGCATTTTAATTACCGGCCATAATTTTGGCTGCGGCTCTTCCCGGGAACATGCACCGTGGGCTTTGTATGATTACGGTTTCCGCGTCATTATAGCACCAAGTTTTGCCGATATCTTCTATAATAATTGCGTAAAAAACGGCTTGTTGCCGATCCGCCTTTCGCCTGAAGAAACTGAATTGTGGATGGAACGGGCGAAAGAAAGCCAACAAGAGATTACGGTCGATTTAGGTGAACAGCTCATTAAGCAAAATGGGCTAGAAACCAAGTTTGAAATGGACTCGTATTGGAAGCAAATGCTCTACAACGGCTGGGATGAAATTAGCCTGACCCTTCAATATGAAGAAGCAATTGCTAAATACGAGCACCGCCAGTCAGCAGTCAATAAATAA
- the leuB gene encoding 3-isopropylmalate dehydrogenase — MEKQILLLPGDGIGPEIIAETKRVLEEIARMYRHTFRFIEGRIGGDAIDATGSPLPEETLGLAKGSDAILLGAVGGPKWDGNPPEKRPEKGLLQIRKALGLYANLRPVRVLEPLMGASTLKEEVLADVDLLIVRELTGGLYFGEPRERRQINGEDGAVDTLLYTRGEIERILHQAFQFARTRKKRVVSVDKANVLESSRLWREIADEVAREYPDVTLSHMLVDNAAMQLIRDPRQFDVIVTENLFGDILSDEASMITGSLGLLPSASMNTSKVGLFEPVHGSAPDIAGTGAANPLATILSAAMMLQYSFGLADEAKAIEVAVDRVLAQGVRTKDIAKASENAVSTTAITNAVIEALALKSASSC, encoded by the coding sequence ATGGAAAAACAAATATTGCTTTTACCTGGTGACGGCATTGGTCCGGAAATTATTGCCGAAACGAAACGGGTGTTAGAAGAAATTGCACGGATGTATCGCCATACATTTCGGTTTATTGAAGGGCGAATTGGCGGTGATGCTATTGACGCAACTGGCAGCCCCCTTCCTGAGGAGACGCTGGGTCTTGCCAAAGGTAGCGACGCAATTTTGCTTGGCGCAGTCGGCGGACCAAAGTGGGACGGCAATCCCCCTGAAAAACGGCCAGAAAAAGGGCTGCTGCAAATACGCAAAGCACTGGGCCTTTACGCCAACCTTCGCCCTGTCCGTGTACTGGAACCGTTAATGGGTGCATCCACCTTAAAAGAGGAAGTGTTGGCCGACGTTGATTTGTTGATTGTACGGGAGTTAACAGGCGGGCTTTATTTTGGCGAGCCACGTGAACGGCGACAAATCAATGGAGAAGACGGAGCAGTGGATACGCTCCTTTATACAAGGGGTGAAATCGAGCGGATTTTGCACCAAGCGTTTCAATTTGCAAGAACGCGCAAGAAACGTGTCGTCTCTGTTGACAAGGCGAATGTCTTAGAGTCGAGCAGGTTATGGCGGGAAATTGCTGATGAAGTAGCCCGTGAGTATCCAGACGTCACGCTTTCGCACATGCTTGTCGATAATGCGGCGATGCAGCTTATTCGCGATCCAAGGCAGTTTGACGTCATTGTAACGGAAAATTTGTTTGGCGATATTTTGAGTGATGAAGCTTCGATGATTACTGGATCCTTGGGCTTATTGCCATCGGCGAGCATGAATACGTCAAAAGTCGGCTTATTTGAACCTGTTCACGGTTCTGCTCCTGACATAGCAGGGACGGGGGCGGCCAATCCGCTAGCGACGATTTTGTCAGCAGCGATGATGCTGCAATATAGTTTTGGGTTAGCGGACGAGGCAAAAGCAATCGAAGTCGCAGTCGACCGTGTGCTCGCTCAAGGAGTACGGACGAAGGACATCGCAAAAGCAAGCGAAAACGCTGTTTCGACAACGGCAATAACAAATGCGGTTATTGAGGCGCTTGCTCTTAAAAGTGCCTCAAGCTGCTAA
- a CDS encoding tetratricopeptide repeat protein, whose translation MTNEHHHEPQNIILFPGVVKRLVEEGMDELKRKNGQKALQLFSQAETYEPTSAQARFGVVLSLIELNRQEEAVEKTKALLHEGIGDYYETLQVHVSLLVQLSRYEEVVHLLETVLSENRLPSEHAETFYELLHFSRQMSSSQAYDASLLDEEHKKETELELRAGLHATNEPAKWKALQTVKQLNVKALLKDVRELAADENAKALMRTYALVLLHDWNDRMPIVIKKEERSMEVQPAELSIPGERDIDKAIRQALEEQLEQEDPVLLQMARQLHHTYLLITYPFLPDPPNPKAWACAFHLVAAEQLGLETDEEDMVDCYGCKRFDVLCASNEIEALEKDILLESQDQNQWFHT comes from the coding sequence TTGACGAATGAACATCACCACGAACCACAAAACATCATCCTTTTTCCAGGAGTTGTGAAACGGCTTGTAGAGGAAGGCATGGATGAATTAAAACGAAAAAATGGCCAAAAAGCGCTCCAGCTTTTTTCACAAGCGGAAACGTATGAGCCGACGAGCGCCCAAGCTCGTTTTGGCGTAGTACTAAGTTTGATTGAGTTAAATCGTCAAGAGGAAGCGGTAGAAAAAACAAAAGCACTATTACACGAAGGCATTGGCGATTACTACGAAACGCTGCAAGTCCATGTGTCTTTGCTTGTACAGCTGTCGCGTTATGAGGAAGTCGTCCACTTGTTGGAAACAGTTCTCAGCGAAAACCGGCTGCCATCTGAACATGCAGAAACCTTTTATGAACTTCTCCATTTCAGTAGGCAAATGTCGAGCTCACAAGCATATGACGCCTCTCTCTTAGATGAAGAACATAAAAAAGAAACAGAGTTGGAGTTGCGTGCTGGCCTTCATGCAACGAATGAGCCAGCAAAATGGAAAGCATTGCAAACGGTGAAGCAGCTCAATGTGAAGGCGTTACTGAAAGACGTACGCGAGTTAGCAGCCGATGAAAACGCCAAGGCACTTATGCGCACGTATGCCCTTGTACTCTTGCATGATTGGAATGATCGGATGCCGATCGTCATTAAGAAGGAAGAGCGGAGCATGGAAGTGCAACCAGCCGAATTGTCGATACCAGGAGAACGGGACATAGACAAAGCGATTCGTCAAGCTTTGGAAGAACAACTTGAACAGGAAGACCCGGTGCTTTTGCAAATGGCAAGACAGCTACACCATACATACTTATTGATCACGTATCCTTTCTTACCAGATCCGCCGAATCCAAAAGCATGGGCATGTGCTTTCCATTTAGTTGCTGCTGAACAGCTTGGCTTAGAAACAGATGAAGAGGACATGGTTGATTGTTATGGCTGCAAACGGTTTGATGTGCTATGTGCTTCAAATGAAATCGAAGCGTTGGAAAAGGATATTCTCCTTGAGTCGCAAGATCAAAACCAATGGTTCCATACATAA